The Vibrio rhizosphaerae genome contains the following window.
CAGGATCACCATCAACCCATTGGTGCCATGAATATCAATTCATGCATGACCCACGCCGCCTCAGAAAGGGTTGATTAAATGAGTCATAAACCATTATGGATGATGTTGATTTTCATACAGTAAAGCGCGGCTAAACCGTCTGCGTCTGCTCGCACTAAAGGGATTTCCCCAGACTGGCAGCGATATCATCCTGACGTTCAACAATCCACTGACTATCAAAGGGGCCCCAATCGGATAACCGATAGTACCCGTCATTGTGTCGTCTTCCGTCTTGGATAAACATAAGCTGAATACCTATCGCCGGTAATGCTTTCAACACATCCTGAATTGTGCGACGAGGCCACCCGGTATGTTCAATTAATCGGGGGACATTTGGCCTGTCTAAATTTTCAACCAAGTAAGCTAAATAAAGCCTTCTTGCAAAAACAGGACTCAATTCCATTGACACCTCCTATTCACGTGCCAATCCATTATTTCGGTTTTCACATAAAGAGTGTTGCGTTCGATCAATAACTTCATTTTTATCTGTCACTCGATGAATAAAATTCACCGATATCAATCCAGCT
Protein-coding sequences here:
- a CDS encoding winged helix-turn-helix domain-containing protein codes for the protein MELSPVFARRLYLAYLVENLDRPNVPRLIEHTGWPRRTIQDVLKALPAIGIQLMFIQDGRRHNDGYYRLSDWGPFDSQWIVERQDDIAASLGKSL